In Bradyrhizobium sp. 1(2017), one DNA window encodes the following:
- a CDS encoding alpha/beta fold hydrolase: MTNLTPTGFLSIGSASLEYKWLAPQSADAPTIVMLHEGLGSVGQWGDFPETLQRATGAGIFVYSRAGYGQSSKVTLPRPLDYMQREALDVLPKLLDAIGFKRGLLLGHSDGASIATIYAGAHQDHRLSGLVLIAPHFIVEDISVQSIAAIKTAFETTDLKAKLARWHQDVDNAFYGWNGAWLDPKFRDWDISESLAYVRVPLLVVQGQDDQYGTLRQLEIAQEECYCPVDFKVISGAGHSPHREAPGATLDAIEQFARAALRDDQGLQGRAA, from the coding sequence ATGACCAACCTCACCCCCACCGGTTTCCTCAGCATCGGCAGCGCCAGTCTCGAATACAAATGGCTCGCGCCGCAATCTGCTGACGCTCCGACGATCGTGATGCTCCACGAAGGCCTCGGTTCGGTCGGGCAGTGGGGCGATTTTCCGGAGACGCTTCAGCGGGCGACCGGCGCCGGCATCTTCGTCTATTCGCGCGCGGGCTATGGCCAGTCGAGCAAGGTGACGCTGCCGCGTCCGCTCGACTACATGCAGCGCGAGGCGCTGGATGTGCTGCCCAAGTTGCTCGATGCCATCGGATTCAAGCGCGGCCTCCTGCTCGGCCATTCTGACGGCGCCTCGATCGCGACGATCTATGCCGGCGCGCATCAGGATCATCGGCTGAGCGGCCTCGTGCTGATCGCGCCGCACTTCATCGTCGAGGACATCTCGGTCCAGTCCATCGCCGCGATCAAGACCGCCTTCGAGACCACGGACCTCAAGGCAAAGCTCGCGCGCTGGCACCAGGATGTCGACAACGCCTTCTACGGCTGGAACGGAGCCTGGCTCGATCCGAAATTCCGCGACTGGGACATCTCCGAATCCCTCGCCTATGTCCGCGTTCCCCTCCTGGTGGTGCAGGGGCAGGATGATCAATATGGGACACTGCGTCAGCTCGAAATTGCGCAAGAAGAATGCTATTGTCCGGTAGATTTTAAAGTCATTTCAGGCGCGGGGCATTCCCCGCATCGTGAAGCGCCGGGGGCGACGCTTGACGCGATTGAGCAATTTGCAAGAGCGGCCCTGCGCGACGATCAGGGACTTCAGGGACGCGCCGCATGA
- the boxC gene encoding 2,3-epoxybenzoyl-CoA dihydrolase, producing the protein MAGEDRRLAGGATFIDFQTEPSRYKHWKLAVDGDVATLTMDVDENGGLFEGYLLKLNSYDLGVDIELADAVQRLRFEHPEVKVVVMRSAKNRVFCAGANIRMLAGSTHAHKVNFCKFTNETRNGMEDSSENSGQRFITVVNGSAAGGGYELALATDHIILADDGSSAVALPEVPLLAVLPGTGGLTRVVDKRKVRRDHADFFCTIEEGVKGKRAVQWRLVDEIAPNSKLEAKITERAKEFAGQSKRKGSGKGIALTPLKRVLDETSIRYGFVTVDIDRTARIATISIKAPEAAPPADIDGMMAQGAAFWPLQVARELDDAILHLRINELEIAMLVFKSHGERAHVLASDAFLEANKAHWLVNEIRHYWKRVLKRIDVTSRTLVTLVEPGSCFAGTLAELVFAADRSYMLIGTRQGDNRPPPSIELSAMNFGSYPMSHGLTRLESRFQADPSDVERAEATLGTALDAEQAEELGLVTFALDDIDWDDEVRVFLEERASFSPDSLTGMEASLRFVGPETMESKIFARLTAWQNWIFQRPNAVGEEGALRRYGSGQKPKFDMTRV; encoded by the coding sequence ATGGCCGGGGAAGATCGGCGCCTCGCAGGCGGCGCGACATTCATCGATTTCCAGACCGAACCGTCCCGCTACAAGCACTGGAAGCTTGCGGTCGACGGCGACGTCGCGACATTGACCATGGACGTCGACGAGAACGGCGGCCTGTTCGAGGGCTATCTGCTCAAGCTCAACTCCTACGATCTCGGTGTCGACATCGAGCTCGCCGACGCGGTCCAGCGGCTCCGCTTCGAGCACCCGGAGGTGAAGGTCGTGGTGATGCGCTCGGCCAAGAACCGCGTGTTCTGCGCCGGCGCCAATATCCGCATGCTCGCCGGCTCGACGCATGCTCACAAGGTCAATTTCTGCAAATTCACCAACGAGACCCGCAATGGCATGGAAGATTCTTCCGAGAATTCCGGCCAGCGCTTCATCACCGTGGTGAACGGCTCCGCCGCCGGCGGCGGCTATGAGCTCGCGCTCGCGACCGACCACATCATCCTCGCCGATGACGGCTCGTCCGCCGTTGCGCTGCCCGAGGTGCCGCTGCTCGCGGTGCTGCCGGGAACAGGCGGGCTGACGCGCGTCGTCGACAAGCGAAAGGTGCGCCGCGACCATGCCGATTTCTTCTGCACCATCGAGGAGGGCGTGAAGGGCAAGCGCGCCGTGCAATGGCGCCTCGTCGACGAGATCGCGCCGAACTCCAAGCTCGAGGCCAAGATCACCGAGCGTGCCAAGGAGTTCGCAGGCCAATCGAAACGCAAGGGCAGCGGCAAGGGCATTGCGCTGACGCCGCTCAAGCGCGTGCTCGACGAAACCAGCATCCGCTACGGCTTCGTCACAGTCGATATCGACCGCACTGCCCGCATCGCCACCATCTCCATCAAGGCACCGGAGGCGGCACCGCCGGCCGACATCGACGGCATGATGGCGCAGGGCGCGGCGTTCTGGCCGCTCCAGGTCGCGCGCGAGCTCGACGATGCCATCCTGCACCTGCGCATCAACGAGCTCGAGATCGCGATGCTGGTGTTCAAGAGCCACGGCGAGCGCGCCCATGTGCTCGCCTCCGACGCCTTCCTCGAGGCCAACAAGGCGCACTGGCTGGTCAACGAGATCAGGCATTATTGGAAGCGCGTCCTGAAGCGCATCGACGTCACCTCGCGCACGCTGGTGACGCTGGTCGAGCCCGGCTCCTGCTTTGCCGGCACGCTCGCCGAGCTCGTGTTCGCCGCCGACCGCTCCTACATGCTGATCGGCACGCGCCAGGGCGACAACCGCCCGCCGCCGTCGATCGAACTGTCCGCGATGAATTTCGGCTCCTATCCGATGAGCCACGGCCTGACACGGCTGGAATCGCGCTTCCAGGCCGATCCGTCGGACGTTGAACGCGCCGAAGCCACGCTCGGCACCGCGCTCGATGCCGAGCAGGCGGAAGAGCTCGGTCTCGTCACCTTCGCGCTCGACGACATCGATTGGGACGACGAGGTCCGCGTGTTCCTCGAGGAGCGCGCCAGCTTCTCGCCCGACAGCCTCACCGGCATGGAAGCCAGCCTGCGCTTCGTCGGCCCCGAGACGATGGAGTCGAAGATCTTCGCGCGCCTGACGGCGTGGCAGAACTGGATCTTCCAGCGCCCGAACGCCGTCGGCGAGGAAGGCGCGCTACGCCGCTACGGCAGCGGGCAGAAGCCGAAATTCGATATGACGCGGGTTTGA
- a CDS encoding SDR family oxidoreductase: protein MFNDLFSLKGRVALVTGGSRGIGKMIAAGFLAQGAAKVYITARKAGPCEATAKELTAQYGGECIALPIDISTVEGCDRLAAEIIKLEPKLDILVNNAGAAWGAEFDEFPESGWDKVMDLNVKSLFFLTKALAKPLRAAASAERPAKVINIASVDGIFVNPSETYSYAASKAAVIHLTRRMATKLIKDNINVTAIAPGAFKSDMNRAARDHADEVAKRIPARRIGTDEDMAGVAIYLASRAGDYVVGNTIAVDGGVVYANAGLEIAG, encoded by the coding sequence ATGTTCAACGATTTGTTCTCGCTCAAGGGCCGCGTCGCCCTCGTGACCGGCGGCTCGCGCGGCATCGGCAAGATGATCGCAGCGGGTTTCCTGGCGCAAGGCGCTGCTAAGGTCTACATCACCGCGCGCAAAGCCGGGCCGTGCGAGGCGACCGCAAAGGAGCTCACTGCGCAATATGGCGGCGAGTGCATCGCGCTGCCGATCGACATCTCGACGGTCGAAGGCTGCGACAGGCTCGCCGCCGAAATCATCAAGCTGGAGCCGAAGCTCGACATCCTCGTCAACAATGCCGGCGCGGCCTGGGGCGCGGAGTTCGACGAATTCCCCGAGAGCGGCTGGGACAAGGTGATGGACCTCAACGTCAAGTCGCTGTTCTTCCTGACCAAGGCGCTGGCAAAGCCGCTGCGCGCGGCGGCAAGCGCAGAACGGCCGGCAAAGGTGATCAACATCGCCTCGGTCGACGGCATTTTCGTCAATCCGAGCGAGACCTATTCCTACGCCGCCAGCAAGGCCGCCGTGATCCATCTGACGCGGCGGATGGCGACGAAGCTGATCAAGGACAACATCAACGTCACCGCGATCGCGCCGGGCGCCTTCAAGTCCGACATGAACCGGGCCGCCCGCGACCACGCGGACGAGGTCGCAAAGCGCATCCCGGCGCGGCGGATCGGAACCGACGAGGACATGGCTGGCGTGGCGATCTATCTCGCCTCGCGCGCGGGCGATTACGTGGTCGGCAACACCATCGCCGTCGATGGTGGTGTGGTGTACGCGAATGCCGGCTTGGAGATTGCGGGGTAA
- a CDS encoding group II truncated hemoglobin translates to MTDSDVAISMFERIGGSATIDRLVDRFYERMDTLPEAKVVRAMHADDLGLIRDVLKRYLTEWTGGPKLYSVEKGHPRLRQRHIGFAIGDAERDAWMICMRGALEETVADRAARQDLDKALSGLADWMRNRS, encoded by the coding sequence ATGACCGATAGCGATGTCGCAATCTCCATGTTCGAACGGATTGGCGGCAGCGCCACGATCGACCGGCTGGTCGACCGCTTCTACGAGCGTATGGACACCCTGCCGGAGGCGAAAGTCGTCCGCGCGATGCACGCGGACGATCTCGGCCTGATCAGGGACGTACTGAAGCGCTATCTCACGGAATGGACCGGCGGCCCAAAACTCTACTCCGTCGAGAAGGGCCATCCGCGGCTACGGCAACGGCACATCGGTTTTGCCATCGGTGATGCCGAGCGCGACGCCTGGATGATTTGCATGCGCGGCGCGCTGGAGGAGACGGTGGCAGATCGCGCCGCGCGGCAGGATCTCGACAAGGCGCTGTCCGGCCTCGCCGACTGGATGCGCAACCGCAGCTAG
- a CDS encoding helix-turn-helix transcriptional regulator has protein sequence MTDSPDAESQFLEQLGQRVRTMRALRGMSRKVLAKVSGISERYIAQLESGKGNVSIVLLRRVSDAMGAHLEDLLPSADPTPDWPMFRDLLRKATPAQIAQAKDLLAGGSASAPRRAPFCGIALIGLRGAGKSTLGRMLAKKIGWSFVELNKEVEHQNGLSVAEIIALYGQEGFRRMEQAALQQLLARNELLVLATGGGIVSEPLTFDQILTSFYTIWLKAEPEEHMARVRRQGDLRPMADDRSAMAELRNILLSREPLYSRATAVVDTAGLSVDAAAARLIDAVRPVLQNEARSFGLRSVAL, from the coding sequence ATGACCGACAGTCCCGACGCCGAATCCCAATTCCTCGAACAGCTCGGCCAGCGTGTGCGCACCATGCGCGCGCTGCGCGGCATGTCGCGCAAAGTGCTCGCCAAGGTATCAGGAATTTCGGAGCGCTACATCGCGCAGCTCGAGAGTGGCAAGGGCAATGTCTCGATCGTGCTGCTCCGCCGCGTCTCCGACGCGATGGGCGCGCATCTGGAAGATCTGCTTCCTAGCGCCGATCCGACGCCGGACTGGCCGATGTTTCGCGACCTCCTGCGCAAGGCGACGCCGGCGCAGATTGCACAGGCAAAAGACCTGCTCGCCGGCGGCAGCGCGTCGGCGCCGCGGCGCGCGCCGTTCTGCGGCATCGCGCTGATCGGCCTGCGCGGCGCCGGCAAATCGACGCTTGGGCGGATGCTCGCAAAGAAGATCGGCTGGAGCTTCGTCGAGCTCAACAAGGAGGTCGAGCATCAGAACGGACTCTCGGTCGCAGAGATCATCGCGCTCTACGGCCAGGAAGGCTTTCGCCGCATGGAGCAGGCGGCGCTGCAACAGCTGCTCGCGCGCAACGAGCTGCTGGTGCTGGCGACCGGCGGCGGCATCGTGTCCGAGCCTTTGACCTTCGACCAGATCCTGACGTCGTTCTACACGATCTGGCTGAAGGCCGAGCCTGAGGAGCACATGGCCCGCGTCCGTCGCCAGGGCGACCTGCGCCCGATGGCGGACGATCGCTCCGCGATGGCGGAGCTGCGCAACATCCTGCTGAGCCGCGAGCCGCTGTATTCGCGCGCGACGGCCGTGGTGGATACTGCGGGCCTGTCCGTCGACGCCGCCGCCGCCCGGCTGATCGATGCGGTGCGACCGGTCCTGCAAAACGAAGCGCGCAGTTTCGGACTGCGCAGCGTGGCGCTGTAG
- a CDS encoding transglutaminase-like domain-containing protein, producing the protein MTETLPDTIRRLYTDPGEYIDSDHPAVQQFAETAVRTDASVRGKASVLYKAVRDGIRYNPYVSMRAAETFRASSVLAAGQGYCVGKAALYAAVCRVHGIPARVGFADVKNHLTTEKLRRSMGTDIFTWHGFTEVYVDDAWRKATPTFNDTLCAKVGVAPLDFDGHTDALLHPFDGEGRAYMQYVNDRGTYHDVPAKFLMREMARDYANMQGEDLSGRDMEREAAER; encoded by the coding sequence ATGACCGAAACCCTGCCCGATACCATCCGCCGCCTCTACACCGACCCCGGCGAGTACATCGACAGCGACCACCCCGCCGTGCAGCAATTCGCCGAGACAGCCGTGCGCACGGATGCGAGCGTGCGCGGCAAGGCGAGCGTGCTCTACAAGGCGGTGCGCGACGGCATCCGCTACAATCCCTATGTCAGCATGCGCGCCGCCGAGACCTTCCGAGCGTCGAGTGTGCTCGCCGCAGGGCAGGGCTATTGCGTCGGCAAGGCCGCGCTCTATGCGGCCGTCTGCCGCGTCCACGGCATTCCGGCCCGCGTCGGTTTTGCGGATGTGAAGAACCACCTCACCACCGAGAAGCTGCGCCGGAGCATGGGCACGGACATCTTCACCTGGCATGGCTTTACCGAGGTTTATGTCGATGACGCCTGGCGCAAGGCGACGCCGACCTTCAACGATACGCTCTGCGCCAAGGTCGGCGTGGCCCCACTCGATTTCGACGGCCACACCGACGCGCTGCTACATCCCTTCGACGGCGAAGGACGCGCCTACATGCAATATGTCAACGACCGCGGCACCTATCACGACGTGCCGGCGAAGTTCTTGATGCGGGAGATGGCGCGCGACTATGCCAACATGCAGGGCGAGGATCTCTCCGGGCGCGACATGGAGCGTGAGGCGGCTGAGCGGTAA
- a CDS encoding DUF309 domain-containing protein, translating into MSVPSNASGPLPWPQWAYVPGETSANADYETLDLAKALVPSAFRGYVPARHPALRYALALNDRGYFWEAQEVLEAVWAAAPQGGRERILLRACIHIANANLRLRMQRPRSAVRLFGDALGELRTLNSRKAAAAGDGFVETLPVPALIALLQAKLGRPELSKADWIGLGAIVRS; encoded by the coding sequence ATGAGTGTGCCTTCGAACGCGAGCGGGCCATTGCCATGGCCGCAATGGGCCTATGTGCCGGGCGAGACCAGCGCCAATGCCGACTACGAGACGCTGGACCTGGCCAAGGCGCTGGTGCCGTCGGCGTTCCGCGGCTATGTGCCGGCGCGGCATCCGGCGCTGCGCTACGCCCTTGCGCTCAACGACCGCGGGTATTTCTGGGAAGCGCAGGAGGTGCTCGAGGCGGTGTGGGCAGCCGCGCCTCAAGGCGGCCGCGAACGCATTCTATTGCGGGCCTGCATCCACATCGCCAACGCCAATCTGCGACTGCGGATGCAGCGGCCGCGCTCGGCCGTGCGCCTGTTCGGGGATGCGCTCGGCGAGCTGCGGACGCTGAATTCGCGCAAGGCGGCTGCGGCCGGTGACGGCTTCGTCGAGACCCTCCCTGTCCCGGCCCTGATTGCGCTGTTGCAAGCCAAGCTCGGCCGTCCAGAGCTCTCCAAGGCGGACTGGATCGGGCTCGGGGCAATCGTGCGGTCATAA
- a CDS encoding benzoate-CoA ligase family protein: MSEGSYNAVTWLLDRNVEEGRGSKLVFDDTVSRLTYGELQCESRRAANMLRRLGVRREERVAMIMLDTVDFPIVFLGAIRAGIVPVPLNTLLTADQYAYILADCRARVLFVSEALYPVIKDVVGRMPDLEHVVVSGAKQNGHKQLTEEIAGESDQFTTAATHPDEPAFWLYSSGSTGMPKGVRHLHANLQATADTYARQVLGIRESDVCLSAAKLFFAYGLGNALTFPMSVGATVVLNSERPTPARMFDLMNRYNPSIFYGVPTLFAAMLNDEAMKAERGGKSLRICTSAGEALPESVGNSWKARFGVDILDGVGSTELLHIFLSNAPGDIKYGSSGKPVPGYAVRLVNEAGQDVADGEVGELLVDAPSAGEGYWNQRHKSRRTFEGPWTRTGDKYVRDAEGRYTFCGRADDMFKVSGIWVSPFEVESALITHPAVLEAAVVPEADPEGLLKPKAFVVLRPGAKTSDLQDVLKEHVKQKIGPWKYPRWIDVVDSLPKTATGKIQRFKLREGAN, encoded by the coding sequence GTGAGCGAGGGATCCTACAATGCGGTGACCTGGCTGCTCGACCGTAACGTCGAGGAGGGCAGGGGAAGCAAGCTCGTCTTCGACGACACCGTCTCGCGGCTCACCTATGGCGAGCTCCAGTGCGAGAGTCGCCGCGCTGCCAACATGCTGCGCCGGCTCGGCGTCCGCCGCGAGGAGCGTGTGGCGATGATCATGCTGGATACGGTCGATTTCCCGATCGTTTTCCTGGGCGCGATCCGCGCCGGCATCGTGCCGGTGCCCCTGAACACGCTGCTCACCGCGGACCAGTACGCCTACATCCTCGCCGACTGCCGCGCCCGCGTGCTGTTCGTCTCCGAAGCGCTCTATCCCGTCATCAAGGACGTCGTCGGCCGCATGCCCGATCTCGAGCATGTCGTGGTCTCCGGCGCCAAGCAGAACGGCCACAAGCAGCTCACTGAGGAGATCGCTGGCGAGAGCGATCAGTTCACCACCGCGGCGACGCACCCGGATGAGCCGGCGTTCTGGCTCTATTCATCGGGCTCGACCGGCATGCCCAAGGGCGTGCGTCATCTGCATGCGAATCTGCAGGCGACCGCGGACACCTACGCCAGGCAGGTTCTCGGCATCCGCGAGAGCGACGTCTGCCTCTCCGCGGCAAAGCTGTTCTTCGCCTATGGCCTCGGCAATGCGCTGACCTTCCCGATGTCGGTCGGTGCCACCGTGGTCCTCAACAGCGAGCGGCCGACACCGGCACGCATGTTCGACCTGATGAACCGCTACAACCCGTCGATCTTCTACGGCGTCCCGACGCTGTTCGCGGCGATGCTCAACGACGAGGCGATGAAGGCCGAGCGTGGCGGCAAGAGCTTGCGCATCTGCACCTCGGCCGGCGAGGCGCTGCCGGAATCCGTCGGCAACAGCTGGAAGGCACGCTTCGGCGTCGACATTCTCGACGGCGTCGGCTCGACCGAGCTCCTGCACATTTTCCTGTCCAACGCGCCCGGCGACATCAAATATGGCTCGTCCGGCAAGCCGGTGCCCGGCTATGCGGTGCGGCTCGTCAACGAGGCCGGCCAGGACGTCGCCGACGGCGAGGTCGGTGAGCTCCTGGTCGACGCGCCCTCGGCCGGTGAGGGCTACTGGAATCAGCGCCACAAGAGCCGCCGCACCTTCGAGGGTCCGTGGACCCGCACCGGCGACAAATATGTTCGCGACGCAGAGGGCCGCTACACCTTCTGTGGCCGCGCCGACGACATGTTCAAGGTCTCCGGCATCTGGGTTTCGCCCTTCGAGGTCGAAAGCGCGCTGATCACACACCCGGCCGTGCTGGAAGCTGCCGTTGTACCCGAGGCCGATCCGGAAGGATTGCTCAAGCCAAAGGCCTTCGTGGTGCTGCGGCCCGGCGCCAAGACGAGCGACCTCCAGGACGTGCTGAAGGAGCACGTCAAGCAGAAGATCGGCCCTTGGAAATATCCGCGCTGGATCGACGTGGTGGACTCGCTGCCGAAGACCGCGACGGGCAAGATCCAGCGGTTCAAGCTGCGCGAAGGGGCGAATTGA
- a CDS encoding cobalamin B12-binding domain-containing protein, with product MLRWCAHCQQFIGEMPPHADLSITHGLCRKCAGEQPDLLRDDEYAHAVVLRDIFQALFAAGRSNDFDAAGPLVDRAIVANCRPVDILVGMIAPMLYEIGRAWERGTLTVAGEHEFTAFAERVVDLVEARMKQAWSQPARFAGDGRYFLMNAPGNAHVVGIRILALWLQNQGWPTRHVDERTVLDALSEPSLAGESKTLLVSIALPEQCDAVRALVERVQALPAPRRPKIVLGGYAVKTRLVPRIPGVMLARDISALGLD from the coding sequence GTGCTGAGATGGTGTGCCCATTGCCAGCAGTTCATTGGGGAGATGCCGCCGCACGCGGACCTCAGCATCACGCACGGGCTGTGCCGGAAATGCGCGGGCGAGCAGCCGGATCTGCTCCGCGACGATGAGTATGCCCATGCGGTGGTGCTGCGGGACATCTTTCAGGCGCTGTTTGCCGCCGGTCGCAGCAACGATTTCGATGCGGCCGGGCCGCTAGTCGACCGGGCCATCGTCGCCAATTGCCGGCCGGTGGACATCCTCGTCGGCATGATCGCGCCGATGCTCTACGAGATCGGCCGCGCCTGGGAGCGCGGCACGCTCACGGTCGCGGGCGAGCACGAGTTCACCGCCTTCGCTGAGCGGGTGGTCGATCTTGTCGAGGCGCGGATGAAGCAGGCCTGGTCACAGCCGGCGCGGTTTGCCGGTGACGGCCGCTATTTTCTGATGAACGCGCCCGGCAACGCCCATGTGGTGGGAATTCGCATTCTCGCGCTCTGGCTGCAGAACCAGGGATGGCCGACGCGTCATGTCGACGAGCGTACGGTTCTCGATGCCCTGTCCGAGCCTTCGCTTGCCGGCGAATCCAAGACGCTGCTCGTCTCGATCGCCCTGCCCGAGCAGTGCGATGCCGTCAGAGCGCTCGTCGAGCGCGTGCAGGCGTTGCCGGCACCTCGTCGTCCAAAGATCGTCCTCGGCGGCTACGCCGTCAAAACGCGCCTGGTGCCTCGTATCCCCGGGGTGATGCTCGCCCGCGACATCAGCGCGCTGGGCCTCGACTGA
- the boxB gene encoding benzoyl-CoA 2,3-epoxidase subunit BoxB, translating to MNMNIMNVDYSTKIPNNVNLAEDRQVLKALEGWHPGYMDWWSDMGPEGFQESLVYLRTAYSVDPRGWAKFDYVRMPDYRWGILLAPQEENRVVPFGEHYGEPAWQEVPGERRAMLRRLIVIQGDTEPASVEQQRHLGKTAPSLYDMRNLFQVNVEEGRHLWAMVYLLQKYFGRDGREEADDLLRRRSGDADAPRMLGAFNEATPDWLSFFMFTYFTDRDGKMQLHSLAQSGFDPLSRTCRFMLTEEAHHMFVGETGITRVVQRTCDAMREAGITDPTDIAKVRALGVIDLPTIQKKLNLHYTLSLDLFGSEVSTNAANAFNAGIKGRYHETQIEDDHQLKNATYPVLKFIDGEIKLVDEPALTALNMRLRDDYSQDCVKGMLRWNKVISTAGYDFKLTLPNVAFHRHIGEFKDIHATPDGILIDEATWSKRKDDWLPSTSDGDFITSLMQPVTETGKFASWISPPKVGIDNKPGDFEYVKIES from the coding sequence ATGAACATGAACATCATGAACGTCGACTACTCGACCAAGATTCCGAACAACGTGAACCTCGCCGAAGACCGCCAGGTGCTCAAGGCGCTGGAGGGATGGCATCCCGGCTACATGGACTGGTGGAGCGACATGGGACCCGAGGGCTTCCAGGAATCGCTGGTCTATTTACGTACGGCGTATTCGGTCGATCCGCGCGGCTGGGCCAAGTTCGACTATGTCCGCATGCCCGACTATCGCTGGGGCATTTTGCTGGCGCCGCAGGAAGAGAACCGCGTCGTGCCGTTCGGCGAGCATTATGGCGAGCCGGCCTGGCAGGAAGTCCCGGGCGAGCGTCGCGCCATGCTGCGCCGCCTGATCGTGATCCAGGGCGACACCGAGCCGGCCTCGGTCGAGCAGCAGCGCCATCTCGGCAAGACCGCGCCCTCGCTCTACGACATGCGCAACCTGTTCCAGGTCAATGTCGAGGAAGGCCGCCACCTCTGGGCGATGGTCTACCTGCTCCAGAAATATTTCGGTCGCGACGGCCGCGAGGAAGCGGATGATTTGCTGCGCCGCCGCTCGGGAGACGCCGATGCGCCGCGCATGCTGGGCGCCTTCAACGAGGCGACGCCGGACTGGCTGTCCTTCTTCATGTTCACCTATTTCACCGACCGCGACGGCAAGATGCAGCTGCATTCGCTGGCGCAATCGGGCTTCGATCCCTTGTCGCGTACCTGTCGCTTCATGCTGACGGAAGAAGCGCACCACATGTTCGTCGGCGAGACCGGCATCACCCGTGTCGTGCAGCGCACCTGCGACGCGATGCGCGAGGCCGGCATCACCGATCCCACCGACATCGCCAAGGTCCGCGCGTTGGGGGTGATCGACCTGCCGACCATCCAGAAGAAGCTGAACCTGCACTATACACTGTCGCTCGACCTGTTCGGCTCGGAAGTCTCGACCAACGCGGCCAATGCCTTCAACGCCGGTATCAAGGGCCGTTATCACGAGACCCAGATCGAGGACGATCACCAGCTCAAGAACGCCACCTATCCGGTGCTCAAGTTCATCGACGGCGAGATCAAGCTGGTCGACGAGCCCGCGCTGACCGCGCTCAACATGCGTCTGCGCGACGATTACAGCCAGGATTGCGTCAAGGGCATGCTGCGCTGGAACAAGGTGATCTCGACCGCGGGCTACGATTTCAAGCTGACGCTGCCCAACGTCGCCTTCCACCGCCATATCGGCGAGTTCAAGGATATTCATGCCACGCCCGACGGCATCCTGATTGACGAGGCCACCTGGTCGAAGCGCAAGGACGACTGGCTGCCGTCGACCAGCGACGGCGACTTCATCACCTCCTTGATGCAGCCCGTCACCGAAACCGGCAAGTTCGCCTCCTGGATCTCGCCGCCGAAAGTCGGCATCGACAACAAGCCCGGCGATTTCGAGTACGTGAAGATCGAGTCGTGA
- a CDS encoding PRC-barrel domain-containing protein, protein MQHTMVPSDRVEHVAVFGCDGSKLGTIERLMLDKVSGTVAYAVIKTGRLLGTHHHYPVQWSALKYDPGRQAFQVDLTPEQLSSGPCEVDGDEFDWGDRSRPYQHPNYWSI, encoded by the coding sequence ATGCAACACACCATGGTTCCCAGCGACCGCGTCGAGCACGTCGCCGTCTTTGGTTGCGACGGCAGCAAGCTCGGCACGATCGAGCGATTGATGCTCGACAAGGTGAGCGGAACCGTCGCCTATGCCGTCATCAAGACCGGGCGGCTGCTCGGCACCCATCATCATTATCCCGTGCAGTGGAGCGCACTCAAATATGATCCGGGACGTCAGGCCTTCCAGGTCGATCTGACGCCGGAACAATTGAGCAGCGGCCCCTGCGAAGTCGATGGCGATGAATTCGACTGGGGCGACCGCTCGCGGCCGTACCAGCATCCGAATTACTGGTCGATCTAG